DNA from Kluyveromyces marxianus DMKU3-1042 DNA, complete genome, chromosome 8:
CACCAATAGTGATGGCTACCAAGAACAAGTTATTGTTTTCCTGCACTGATACAACTTCAATCTTCACGACTTTCAAGTACTTATTACCCAATATGGCAGCCCCTCTTGCTGGTGTTGTTCCCATTATACGTTTGATATACGATGGTTCAATAGTAGTAGGACCATCCAAAGACTTCGAATTAATCTTATAAGCTCTGATAACAGATTTGGATGTTAAAGAGTACAAAATACCACGAGATTGATCGATGGTCAAATGTGTTATATGTTCTTGAGCATATTTCGAATCCTCTTCAAAAAATGATTGAACCAATGCAGAACCAGGGATCTTTGCGAATATATTAGTTGGCAATAAGCTCAACAATGCAGATTGTGTTAGACACACTTTACTGCATTTATTGTTAAACCAatcttctgaagaagagtatTGTAGTTCCCATATGTTAGTTCCATTGTTGCTTCCGGAGAAGAAAATTTGACCCGTTTTTTCGTAGTAGACTATTTCGTGAACATCTAATCCATGCACAGAAACGGACATCCCAGTGTTGAATATGTTAAATGAACCACTGATTTTGTCATATGATACAGCAAGTAGATAAATATCAAACGGCGTAGTAATTAGCATTAAATGGTTAATGGATTCCACAAAGGtgtttggctttggcttgACTAATGCAACATGTAGGATGGTGTGCTTTATATCGTCAATTGACTGAAAGTCTGACGGGTTGTTGTAATGCCATAAAATTAGTTTATTATCAATAGTGATCCAACAGCGCTCTATATCAGGAAAAAGCCCCATATTAGATTTTATTTCGGCCTTGGACAATTGTTGCAATATTTCATCAGGGATATTAATAACATTAAGTCTTTCAAATGGTGTGAATGGACCTAGACCACCAACTtcctttgaaaagttgtaGTTGACACCGTTATTGTAATATGACCTTTCATCCAAAACTGGTGTGCTGCTGTCCCGACGTAGCAGATGATCAATATATTGCGAAGCAAGCTGAAGTGGATTGGCAGCACCCAAACCACTAATTCTGATATGCTCGTTAGAAGCATCGAAGTTCAGAGGATTCACCGTATTACCATTAAGTCCAGATAACATATTGGTCATATTAGTACCAAATGTGTTCAAATTAGCATCTGAAGTAGGATGTTGAGTGAACAGTGAGGAAGAATTGCCGATGCCATTTACCACGTTCGGTTGTGGATTGGAAAAGTTTGGATTTCCGTTCCAGTTGCTTTTCAACGGAGTAGAGTATATCGACATCTCGAGAAACACGATGCTAACTGGTGCTGCGTAATAATCCTTAGTCTTAAGtaagttaaagaaaaacgaGAGACTGACTACCACCAGGCAAAAGTGTATAAAAATGCAACTGTACTAATTGATCAAGTAACTTGCCTCTTGAAATCAATTGAAGTGAAATTCATTGCAAAGTCTTGTTATTTAAGTTATATTATGATGTTttctgatattttttttttgtttattgaaaatgaataGTACgaataaaagaaaacattGGTTACCCGGATTGAAATATACTACTCTGAATATGTggatattataatatagaAATGAAGCTATTCCTCTAGGCAAGtaataattaattataataaagtAACTGCTTCTAGGTTCCCAATTGTTCGATCAgttctttttgatcttgaaaaaagtTGTTGGACGGGAAAAAGTAATCTCTTTTACACAATGCTTTTTATTTGTCTACTTTAAAGTCAGATTTTTACTGCACTTCCCAAAACGGTGATCATTTTTGTGACATGCGTCAGTGAAATGAATTCTTATTTCACATAACTGGGAGCGTACCATCTAAGTGACATATTAAAAGACCAAGATATTTCTAATGATGGTATTATTTCTTGTAAACATATAATATTGTAACCAAAAAATACATGCGTTAAACTTTAACAAAACATTTGAGTAAAGAATTCTTATTATGGTTGCCAAACTACGCCGGAAAACGCCTTTATACCCCCAAGATGTCAATGCTAATTCTGCGAAAAGAATgtgtttgaagaataaCATATTATTAGAGGACCttaataaagaaaatattccTTTTGAACCTAATGTTGCATGGGAAGGTCCTGAATCTTCTGGTAGTAACCTCACCGGGTTTTTAAACGAACATCTTGAAAGGAAACTTGCCGAGAAAGATTTAGTGACAAGACCTAAGTCACAAGGTCAAGAGTGTCTCACAGCATCATCTCTTGGAAACCTTCAAAGTACGCTTAAAGACTTTGAAACAAAACTTTGTATTCAAAATCGTGACTGTTTTATCAAAGATGCTCATTATTCTGATGACAACCTCACTCAATGCCGGATCAATTTATTGTTTGAGTTAGAAAGCTTGCCTAATTTGAGTTGGGCCCAAAAAGGTAACTTAAGGACAGCAAAGTATATTCCTTCGGTCTATCAAAGCTTGGATCCTGATTGGTATTTAAACCCGGCCTTTTCTATCGATGATTTCTCCAACCTTCCAGAGGAAGCAAAACTTTACAATGTTTTGAGTCCATTACTTGAAGAAAGCACATTATCAGAGGAGCAAAAATCAGAACCAGAGGCTCCAGATAATGCTAAAGttgaaatagaaaatattggtccttcttcttatgTAATCCCAAGTTCGAAGCTAAAGTTTCGTGGAAAGTCTACTGCTTTTAATGAAGATATCGAATACCAATCATTACTTAAGGTTAAAGTTTTAGAAAAcgataatgatgatgatattggtgAGAGGGAAGAAGACGAAAATGATAATTATGATCAAATATCACTACCAGATAGTTTAGACCATTGCAAGTCCATCAAGAAACGATTCACAAATACTAGGAAACGTCTCAACAAGAATTCTATTATGTTTCATAAGAAATGAGGGCTgtaaaaataatgataccAATTAATGCAATACTCTACCATTATGTGACCTTTCAAGATCATTAGCTAATAATCTAGTTATTTAATATACACTCTTCAGTAGAAGTTGTAGAACACCTTTAGTCGGGGTTCTTAAACCTACCAATGTCACTAAGTAATGACAATTTTCTCTgccattttcttgttcgGGTAATTAAGAAAATGTAAAGCGAGCAGCTAAGttttaatatattattcaaGATGAGCACTCTCTTTGGATCAGCTACTAATAAAAGACGGCTGATTGTCAACAATTACGATCTGTAACCAAACATCAAAGCTTCCGCAGAGATGCTGTCATTCAAAAGAGACTACACAACTAGGGCTATTACTTCAAAATTTAAGCTTTTACCCGAATATAAACTCAAATGCGGACTTGAAATTCATACCCAATTGAGTACTATCAATAAGCTATTCTCATTATCCACAAACAACCCTTTTGCTGATATTGAGAAGCCCAACTATCATACTTCATATTTTGACATTTCTCTTCCAGGAACACAGCCGCTTTTAAACTACGAGGTTGTGCTATATGCGCTAAGGTTATCTTTAGCATTGAATTGCAAAGTAAATCTAAATTCGCATTTTGACCGAAAACATTACTTCTATGGAGATCAACCTTTGGGGTATCAAATTACTCAACATTACAGTCCCTTTTCTAGCGCTGGGAAACTGCGATTGTTCAAAGAGCTTGATGCCATCGATGAACCATTTAAGGATATCGCAATTACACAATTGCAGATTGAACAAGATACCGGTAAGTCAACATACGATGCAACAGACTCAATGACCAAGATTGATTTGAACAGATCCAATGTTCCATTGATAGAGATGGTTACAGAACCTGATTTTACAGATCTCAAGCAGATTAGAGCTTTTATTAAGAAATACCAAAATCTTGTCAGACATCTAAAAATCTCAACTGGTGATCTAGAAACAGGTGCAATGAGAGTGGATGTCAATCTTTCAATTAATGATCATGCCCGTGTTGAGCTAAAGAATTTACCAAATACTAGCTCTATCAACAATGCTATAAAATATGAGTACATGAGACAGGTAAAATTGATACAAAACGGCGA
Protein-coding regions in this window:
- a CDS encoding uncharacterized protein (containing MAM1 super family); its protein translation is MVAKLRRKTPLYPQDVNANSAKRMCLKNNILLEDLNKENIPFEPNVAWEGPESSGSNLTGFLNEHLERKLAEKDLVTRPKSQGQECLTASSLGNLQSTLKDFETKLCIQNRDCFIKDAHYSDDNLTQCRINLLFELESLPNLSWAQKGNLRTAKYIPSVYQSLDPDWYLNPAFSIDDFSNLPEEAKLYNVLSPLLEESTLSEEQKSEPEAPDNAKVEIENIGPSSYVIPSSKLKFRGKSTAFNEDIEYQSLLKVKVLENDNDDDIGEREEDENDNYDQISLPDSLDHCKSIKKRFTNTRKRLNKNSIMFHKK